A genome region from Arachis duranensis cultivar V14167 chromosome 8, aradu.V14167.gnm2.J7QH, whole genome shotgun sequence includes the following:
- the LOC107463100 gene encoding protein gamma response 1 isoform X1: MKSTKYPRGFPCTSVVSSLHTLNSESLPTSPSFFHFFGIQFTMEIPEIPFNELPTDPLLNSSPPHLLPPNGGGDDDKPKYKDVFGLSTVLVASIQDAKERIAQIEHIFCTLLFPNLKSNSNSFRNILESLQIHKDKQNALSLTLDRLRVDNEAKRHRIEELEVAEREREFRDCQKRKSRQNEIEGFEREKKVLLEKIGELEKKLSDRSREVEEIGEYREKLRLENEGVAEKVRVLEERVSKAEGSCREMSERLENAKSKLIGERTKKNRLVEAYKKLKSQHNYLRRKVGITEENMIQQNKSEDLCKLKFPITQHVAENSETSMDACNAVKVENEIPEDLGDGAFENCDTSKDACKAAKVKSEIPEEHMEGLENTNPDVFVAACDTIKVKKILEDVRGADLSPPPSIFRVPRCPSNTKPVSVSGTKRRASSWRQTRAHQSRAGPDLHDDFLDTPLENVRENLNRELIKEDLPNPIEEDIVMNSSDDETQNLNLRSSPLKKQSSIQVVNKRSFKYIEPVRKKAERENLKGVECKQCRKFYEAVLPSADGKDHDVSEQNFRCEHHDGVSRHRYRYVPPMTPEGFWNIGFESEM, encoded by the exons ATGAAAAGCACAAAATACCCGCGCGGGTTTCCCTGCACTTCAGTAGTCTCCAGTCTCCACACTCTCAACTCTGAATCTCTTCCTACCTCTCCATCATTCTTCCATTTTTTCGGAATCCAATTCACAATGGAAATACCCGAAATACCCTTCAATGAACTACCCACAGACCCTCTCCTCAACTCATCGCCGCCACACCTTCTTCCTCCCAACGGCGGCGGCGACGACGACAAGCCCAAATATAAAGACGTTTTCGGACTCAGCACCGTCCTCGTCGCGTCGATCCAAGACGCGAAAGAGCGAATCGCGCAGATCGAGCACATCTTCTGCACTCTCCTCTTCCccaatttaaaatcaaattccaACTCGTTTCGGAACATTCTTGAATCTCTCCAGATCCATAAGGACAAGCAGAACGCGCTTTCGCTCACACTCGACCGGCTCCGCGTCGATAACGAGGCGAAACGGCACCGCATTGAGGAGCTGGAGGTGgcagagagggagagggagttCAGAGATTGCCAGAAGAGAAAGTCGCGGCAGAACGAAATTGAAGGTTTTGAGAGGGAGAAGAAGGTGCTTTTGGAGAAGATCGGTGAGTTGGAGAAGAAGCTGAGTGATAGATCTCGGGAGGTTGAGGAGATTGGAGAATATCGCGAGAAATTGAGGTTGGAGAATGAGGGTGTCGCCGAGAAGGTTAGGGTTTTGGAAGAGAGGGTTAGCAAGGCTGAGGGCTCGTGCAGGGagatgagtgagagattggagAATGCGAAATCAAAGCTAATTGGCGAGAGAACGAAGAAGAATCGTTTGGTTGAGGCATAtaagaagcttaagtctcagcacAATTACCTTCGCCGGAAGGTTGGGATCACCGAGGAAAACATGATTCAGCAAAACAAATCTGAAGATTTATGTAAGCTTAAGTTTCCTATCACCCAACATG TTGCGGAGAACTCAGAGACCTCTATGGATGCTTGTAATGCAGTTAAGGTGGAGAATGAAATCCCAGAAGACTTGGGAG ATGGTGCATTTGAGAACTGTGATACCTCCAAGGATGCTTGCAAAGCAGCTAAAGTGAAGAGTGAAATCCCGGAGGAACACATGGAAG GTCTTGAGAATACAAATCCTGATGTGTTTGTTGCTGCCTGTGACACAATCAAAGTGAAGAAGATATTGGAAGATGTTAGAGGGGCCGATTTGAGTCCTCCTCCTTCCATTTTTCGTGTCCCAAGATGTCCGTCAAACACAAAACCGGTTTCTGTATCTGGTACAAAACGGCGTGCATCTTCTTGGCGACAGACCCGGGCACATCAAAGTCGAGCAGGTCCTGACCTCCATGATGATTTTCTTGATACACCACTTGAGAATGTGAGAGAAAATTTGAATAGAGAGTTGATTAAGGAAGATCTCCCAAATCCAATTGAGGAAGACATTGTCATGAACAGCTCAGACGATGAAACACAGAATTTGAATCTTAGAAGCAGTCCCCTAAAGAAGCAATCTTCAATTCAAGTGGTCAACAAGAGGAGTTTCAAGTACATTGAACCAGTGAGGAAGAAAGCCGAGCgtgaaaatttgaaaggagtTGAATGCAAACAGTGTAGGAAGTTCTATGAAGCTGTTCTTCCTAGTGCTGATGGTAAGGACCATGATGTAAGTGAGCAGAATTTCCGCTGTGAACATCATGATGGTGTTTCTAGGCATCGATATAGGTATGTTCCACCTATGACTCCTGAAGGATTTTGGAATATTGGATTTGAATCTGAAATGTAA
- the LOC107463100 gene encoding protein gamma response 1 isoform X3: MKSTKYPRGFPCTSVVSSLHTLNSESLPTSPSFFHFFGIQFTMEIPEIPFNELPTDPLLNSSPPHLLPPNGGGDDDKPKYKDVFGLSTVLVASIQDAKERIAQIEHIFCTLLFPNLKSNSNSFRNILESLQIHKDKQNALSLTLDRLRVDNEAKRHRIEELEVAEREREFRDCQKRKSRQNEIEGFEREKKVLLEKIGELEKKLSDRSREVEEIGEYREKLRLENEGVAEKVRVLEERVSKAEGSCREMSERLENAKSKLIGERTKKNRLVEAYKKLKSQHNYLRRKVGITEENMIQQNKSEDLCKLKFPITQHVAENSETSMDACNAVKVENEIPEDLGGLENTNPDVFVAACDTIKVKKILEDVRGADLSPPPSIFRVPRCPSNTKPVSVSGTKRRASSWRQTRAHQSRAGPDLHDDFLDTPLENVRENLNRELIKEDLPNPIEEDIVMNSSDDETQNLNLRSSPLKKQSSIQVVNKRSFKYIEPVRKKAERENLKGVECKQCRKFYEAVLPSADGKDHDVSEQNFRCEHHDGVSRHRYRYVPPMTPEGFWNIGFESEM, translated from the exons ATGAAAAGCACAAAATACCCGCGCGGGTTTCCCTGCACTTCAGTAGTCTCCAGTCTCCACACTCTCAACTCTGAATCTCTTCCTACCTCTCCATCATTCTTCCATTTTTTCGGAATCCAATTCACAATGGAAATACCCGAAATACCCTTCAATGAACTACCCACAGACCCTCTCCTCAACTCATCGCCGCCACACCTTCTTCCTCCCAACGGCGGCGGCGACGACGACAAGCCCAAATATAAAGACGTTTTCGGACTCAGCACCGTCCTCGTCGCGTCGATCCAAGACGCGAAAGAGCGAATCGCGCAGATCGAGCACATCTTCTGCACTCTCCTCTTCCccaatttaaaatcaaattccaACTCGTTTCGGAACATTCTTGAATCTCTCCAGATCCATAAGGACAAGCAGAACGCGCTTTCGCTCACACTCGACCGGCTCCGCGTCGATAACGAGGCGAAACGGCACCGCATTGAGGAGCTGGAGGTGgcagagagggagagggagttCAGAGATTGCCAGAAGAGAAAGTCGCGGCAGAACGAAATTGAAGGTTTTGAGAGGGAGAAGAAGGTGCTTTTGGAGAAGATCGGTGAGTTGGAGAAGAAGCTGAGTGATAGATCTCGGGAGGTTGAGGAGATTGGAGAATATCGCGAGAAATTGAGGTTGGAGAATGAGGGTGTCGCCGAGAAGGTTAGGGTTTTGGAAGAGAGGGTTAGCAAGGCTGAGGGCTCGTGCAGGGagatgagtgagagattggagAATGCGAAATCAAAGCTAATTGGCGAGAGAACGAAGAAGAATCGTTTGGTTGAGGCATAtaagaagcttaagtctcagcacAATTACCTTCGCCGGAAGGTTGGGATCACCGAGGAAAACATGATTCAGCAAAACAAATCTGAAGATTTATGTAAGCTTAAGTTTCCTATCACCCAACATG TTGCGGAGAACTCAGAGACCTCTATGGATGCTTGTAATGCAGTTAAGGTGGAGAATGAAATCCCAGAAGACTTGGGAG GTCTTGAGAATACAAATCCTGATGTGTTTGTTGCTGCCTGTGACACAATCAAAGTGAAGAAGATATTGGAAGATGTTAGAGGGGCCGATTTGAGTCCTCCTCCTTCCATTTTTCGTGTCCCAAGATGTCCGTCAAACACAAAACCGGTTTCTGTATCTGGTACAAAACGGCGTGCATCTTCTTGGCGACAGACCCGGGCACATCAAAGTCGAGCAGGTCCTGACCTCCATGATGATTTTCTTGATACACCACTTGAGAATGTGAGAGAAAATTTGAATAGAGAGTTGATTAAGGAAGATCTCCCAAATCCAATTGAGGAAGACATTGTCATGAACAGCTCAGACGATGAAACACAGAATTTGAATCTTAGAAGCAGTCCCCTAAAGAAGCAATCTTCAATTCAAGTGGTCAACAAGAGGAGTTTCAAGTACATTGAACCAGTGAGGAAGAAAGCCGAGCgtgaaaatttgaaaggagtTGAATGCAAACAGTGTAGGAAGTTCTATGAAGCTGTTCTTCCTAGTGCTGATGGTAAGGACCATGATGTAAGTGAGCAGAATTTCCGCTGTGAACATCATGATGGTGTTTCTAGGCATCGATATAGGTATGTTCCACCTATGACTCCTGAAGGATTTTGGAATATTGGATTTGAATCTGAAATGTAA
- the LOC107463100 gene encoding protein gamma response 1 isoform X4, translated as MKSTKYPRGFPCTSVVSSLHTLNSESLPTSPSFFHFFGIQFTMEIPEIPFNELPTDPLLNSSPPHLLPPNGGGDDDKPKYKDVFGLSTVLVASIQDAKERIAQIEHIFCTLLFPNLKSNSNSFRNILESLQIHKDKQNALSLTLDRLRVDNEAKRHRIEELEVAEREREFRDCQKRKSRQNEIEGFEREKKVLLEKIGELEKKLSDRSREVEEIGEYREKLRLENEGVAEKVRVLEERVSKAEGSCREMSERLENAKSKLIGERTKKNRLVEAYKKLKSQHNYLRRKVGITEENMIQQNKSEDLFAENSETSMDACNAVKVENEIPEDLGGLENTNPDVFVAACDTIKVKKILEDVRGADLSPPPSIFRVPRCPSNTKPVSVSGTKRRASSWRQTRAHQSRAGPDLHDDFLDTPLENVRENLNRELIKEDLPNPIEEDIVMNSSDDETQNLNLRSSPLKKQSSIQVVNKRSFKYIEPVRKKAERENLKGVECKQCRKFYEAVLPSADGKDHDVSEQNFRCEHHDGVSRHRYRYVPPMTPEGFWNIGFESEM; from the exons ATGAAAAGCACAAAATACCCGCGCGGGTTTCCCTGCACTTCAGTAGTCTCCAGTCTCCACACTCTCAACTCTGAATCTCTTCCTACCTCTCCATCATTCTTCCATTTTTTCGGAATCCAATTCACAATGGAAATACCCGAAATACCCTTCAATGAACTACCCACAGACCCTCTCCTCAACTCATCGCCGCCACACCTTCTTCCTCCCAACGGCGGCGGCGACGACGACAAGCCCAAATATAAAGACGTTTTCGGACTCAGCACCGTCCTCGTCGCGTCGATCCAAGACGCGAAAGAGCGAATCGCGCAGATCGAGCACATCTTCTGCACTCTCCTCTTCCccaatttaaaatcaaattccaACTCGTTTCGGAACATTCTTGAATCTCTCCAGATCCATAAGGACAAGCAGAACGCGCTTTCGCTCACACTCGACCGGCTCCGCGTCGATAACGAGGCGAAACGGCACCGCATTGAGGAGCTGGAGGTGgcagagagggagagggagttCAGAGATTGCCAGAAGAGAAAGTCGCGGCAGAACGAAATTGAAGGTTTTGAGAGGGAGAAGAAGGTGCTTTTGGAGAAGATCGGTGAGTTGGAGAAGAAGCTGAGTGATAGATCTCGGGAGGTTGAGGAGATTGGAGAATATCGCGAGAAATTGAGGTTGGAGAATGAGGGTGTCGCCGAGAAGGTTAGGGTTTTGGAAGAGAGGGTTAGCAAGGCTGAGGGCTCGTGCAGGGagatgagtgagagattggagAATGCGAAATCAAAGCTAATTGGCGAGAGAACGAAGAAGAATCGTTTGGTTGAGGCATAtaagaagcttaagtctcagcacAATTACCTTCGCCGGAAGGTTGGGATCACCGAGGAAAACATGATTCAGCAAAACAAATCTGAAGATTTAT TTGCGGAGAACTCAGAGACCTCTATGGATGCTTGTAATGCAGTTAAGGTGGAGAATGAAATCCCAGAAGACTTGGGAG GTCTTGAGAATACAAATCCTGATGTGTTTGTTGCTGCCTGTGACACAATCAAAGTGAAGAAGATATTGGAAGATGTTAGAGGGGCCGATTTGAGTCCTCCTCCTTCCATTTTTCGTGTCCCAAGATGTCCGTCAAACACAAAACCGGTTTCTGTATCTGGTACAAAACGGCGTGCATCTTCTTGGCGACAGACCCGGGCACATCAAAGTCGAGCAGGTCCTGACCTCCATGATGATTTTCTTGATACACCACTTGAGAATGTGAGAGAAAATTTGAATAGAGAGTTGATTAAGGAAGATCTCCCAAATCCAATTGAGGAAGACATTGTCATGAACAGCTCAGACGATGAAACACAGAATTTGAATCTTAGAAGCAGTCCCCTAAAGAAGCAATCTTCAATTCAAGTGGTCAACAAGAGGAGTTTCAAGTACATTGAACCAGTGAGGAAGAAAGCCGAGCgtgaaaatttgaaaggagtTGAATGCAAACAGTGTAGGAAGTTCTATGAAGCTGTTCTTCCTAGTGCTGATGGTAAGGACCATGATGTAAGTGAGCAGAATTTCCGCTGTGAACATCATGATGGTGTTTCTAGGCATCGATATAGGTATGTTCCACCTATGACTCCTGAAGGATTTTGGAATATTGGATTTGAATCTGAAATGTAA
- the LOC107463100 gene encoding protein gamma response 1 isoform X2 has protein sequence MKSTKYPRGFPCTSVVSSLHTLNSESLPTSPSFFHFFGIQFTMEIPEIPFNELPTDPLLNSSPPHLLPPNGGGDDDKPKYKDVFGLSTVLVASIQDAKERIAQIEHIFCTLLFPNLKSNSNSFRNILESLQIHKDKQNALSLTLDRLRVDNEAKRHRIEELEVAEREREFRDCQKRKSRQNEIEGFEREKKVLLEKIGELEKKLSDRSREVEEIGEYREKLRLENEGVAEKVRVLEERVSKAEGSCREMSERLENAKSKLIGERTKKNRLVEAYKKLKSQHNYLRRKVGITEENMIQQNKSEDLFAENSETSMDACNAVKVENEIPEDLGDGAFENCDTSKDACKAAKVKSEIPEEHMEGLENTNPDVFVAACDTIKVKKILEDVRGADLSPPPSIFRVPRCPSNTKPVSVSGTKRRASSWRQTRAHQSRAGPDLHDDFLDTPLENVRENLNRELIKEDLPNPIEEDIVMNSSDDETQNLNLRSSPLKKQSSIQVVNKRSFKYIEPVRKKAERENLKGVECKQCRKFYEAVLPSADGKDHDVSEQNFRCEHHDGVSRHRYRYVPPMTPEGFWNIGFESEM, from the exons ATGAAAAGCACAAAATACCCGCGCGGGTTTCCCTGCACTTCAGTAGTCTCCAGTCTCCACACTCTCAACTCTGAATCTCTTCCTACCTCTCCATCATTCTTCCATTTTTTCGGAATCCAATTCACAATGGAAATACCCGAAATACCCTTCAATGAACTACCCACAGACCCTCTCCTCAACTCATCGCCGCCACACCTTCTTCCTCCCAACGGCGGCGGCGACGACGACAAGCCCAAATATAAAGACGTTTTCGGACTCAGCACCGTCCTCGTCGCGTCGATCCAAGACGCGAAAGAGCGAATCGCGCAGATCGAGCACATCTTCTGCACTCTCCTCTTCCccaatttaaaatcaaattccaACTCGTTTCGGAACATTCTTGAATCTCTCCAGATCCATAAGGACAAGCAGAACGCGCTTTCGCTCACACTCGACCGGCTCCGCGTCGATAACGAGGCGAAACGGCACCGCATTGAGGAGCTGGAGGTGgcagagagggagagggagttCAGAGATTGCCAGAAGAGAAAGTCGCGGCAGAACGAAATTGAAGGTTTTGAGAGGGAGAAGAAGGTGCTTTTGGAGAAGATCGGTGAGTTGGAGAAGAAGCTGAGTGATAGATCTCGGGAGGTTGAGGAGATTGGAGAATATCGCGAGAAATTGAGGTTGGAGAATGAGGGTGTCGCCGAGAAGGTTAGGGTTTTGGAAGAGAGGGTTAGCAAGGCTGAGGGCTCGTGCAGGGagatgagtgagagattggagAATGCGAAATCAAAGCTAATTGGCGAGAGAACGAAGAAGAATCGTTTGGTTGAGGCATAtaagaagcttaagtctcagcacAATTACCTTCGCCGGAAGGTTGGGATCACCGAGGAAAACATGATTCAGCAAAACAAATCTGAAGATTTAT TTGCGGAGAACTCAGAGACCTCTATGGATGCTTGTAATGCAGTTAAGGTGGAGAATGAAATCCCAGAAGACTTGGGAG ATGGTGCATTTGAGAACTGTGATACCTCCAAGGATGCTTGCAAAGCAGCTAAAGTGAAGAGTGAAATCCCGGAGGAACACATGGAAG GTCTTGAGAATACAAATCCTGATGTGTTTGTTGCTGCCTGTGACACAATCAAAGTGAAGAAGATATTGGAAGATGTTAGAGGGGCCGATTTGAGTCCTCCTCCTTCCATTTTTCGTGTCCCAAGATGTCCGTCAAACACAAAACCGGTTTCTGTATCTGGTACAAAACGGCGTGCATCTTCTTGGCGACAGACCCGGGCACATCAAAGTCGAGCAGGTCCTGACCTCCATGATGATTTTCTTGATACACCACTTGAGAATGTGAGAGAAAATTTGAATAGAGAGTTGATTAAGGAAGATCTCCCAAATCCAATTGAGGAAGACATTGTCATGAACAGCTCAGACGATGAAACACAGAATTTGAATCTTAGAAGCAGTCCCCTAAAGAAGCAATCTTCAATTCAAGTGGTCAACAAGAGGAGTTTCAAGTACATTGAACCAGTGAGGAAGAAAGCCGAGCgtgaaaatttgaaaggagtTGAATGCAAACAGTGTAGGAAGTTCTATGAAGCTGTTCTTCCTAGTGCTGATGGTAAGGACCATGATGTAAGTGAGCAGAATTTCCGCTGTGAACATCATGATGGTGTTTCTAGGCATCGATATAGGTATGTTCCACCTATGACTCCTGAAGGATTTTGGAATATTGGATTTGAATCTGAAATGTAA
- the LOC107463110 gene encoding DNA damage-repair/toleration protein DRT100, producing MASSSLFFLTLFILTLISAVTACPPSDRAALLAFKDALTEPYLGIFQTWTGNDCCQGWYGLSCDPNTHRVTDINLRGESQDLIFQKLQRTGYMTGNISPEICKLTGLSTLVVADWKAISGEIPSCISSSLSSLRILDLTGNQISGDIPSDIGKLRRLTVLSLGDNAISGKIPKSIVNLAGLKHLDLSNNQISGELPWNFGNLRMLSRALLSRNELTGSIPKSVFKMNRLADLDLSMNRITGSIPVQLGKMKVLSTLKLDGNSMSGQIPSKLLSNSGMGILNLSRNGFEGAIPDVFGVRTYFMALDLSHNNLTGKIPGSLSSVRFVGHLDLSHNHLCGTIPIGSPFDHLDAASFSDNDCLCGNPLKSCVSTYISMSDTLLHQNGVFLTVGLIRESSYPPIC from the exons ATGGCTTCTTCTTCGCTCTTCTTCCTTACTCTCTTTATCTTGACCCTGATATCTGCCGTTACTGCCTGCCCCCCGTCAGACCGGGCAGCACTCTTAGCCTTCAAGGACGCCCTGACCGAACCTTATCTCGGCATCTTCCAGACTTGGACGGGCAACGACTGCTGCCAGGGCTGGTACGGTCTCAGCTGCGATCCAAACACCCACCGTGTCACCGATATCAACCTCCGAGGCGAGTCACAAGACCTTATCTTCCAGAAGCTTCAACGCACCGGCTACATGACCGGAAATATCTCGCCGGAGATTTGCAAACTCACCGGACTTTCCACACTCGTGGTCGCCGACTGGAAGGCAATCTCCGGAGAGATCCCCTCCTGCATTTCATCGTCACTTTCCTCGCTTCGAATCCTCGATCTCACCGGAAATCAGATCTCCGGTGATATTCCGTCCGACATCGGGAAACTCCGGCGACTCACAGTTTTGAGCCTTGGCGACAATGCCATCTCCGGCAAGATTCCGAAGTCGATCGTCAACCTCGCCGGGCTCAAACACCTTGACCTCAGCAACAACCAAATCTCCGGCGAGTTGCCGTGGAATTTCGGAAATCTCAGAATGCTGAGTCGCGCTCTGTTGAGTCGAAACGAACTCACCGGTTCGATACCAAAATCGGTTTTTAAAATGAACCGGCTTGCGGATCTTGATTTATCGATGAACCGGATTACCGGTTCAATCCCGGTCCAGCTTGGAAAAATGAAGGTTCTTTCAACACTTAAATTGGATGGTAACTCTATGTCAGGTCAAATACCTTCGAAATTATTGAGTAATTCGGGTATGGGTATATTGAATCTGAGCCGAAACGGGTTCGAGGGTGCTATACCCGATGTTTTTGGCGTAAGGACCTATTTTATGGCACTTGATTTGTCCCATAATAACTTGACCGGTAAGATACCCGGTTCGTTATCTTCGGTTCGGTTCGTTGGGCACTTGGATCTGAGCCACAACCATCTTTGTGGAACCATTCCGATTGGATCACCGTTTGATCACCTCGATGCGGCATCGTTTAGTGACAATGATTGCTTGTGCGGAAATCCATTGAAGAGTTGTG TTTCCACCTATATCAGCATGTCTGATACCTTGCTACATCAGAATGGCGTCTTTCTAACGGTTGGCTTAATCCGTGAATCCAGTTATCCTCCCATATGTTAA